Proteins encoded by one window of Mesorhizobium sp. INR15:
- a CDS encoding aldehyde dehydrogenase family protein produces the protein MSFFSRFASMDEAVSAALPRQRGLYIDGRWQMASGGEAATYNPGKGTELGTVAEANAQDVERAVTAAHKAFLSWRKVKPQERAGLLKRIATVLRENAEELALLDSANCGNPVRAMTRDVLDGAALVDYFAGLAIEAKGEVMPVGEGKLNLTVQEPYGVCVRILAYNHPLMFAAGKLAAPLVTGNTVILKPPPQAPLSVIRMMELVDGILPPGVLSLVTGGLECGRALVSHPLTRVVGLVGSVPAGRAAAISAAEGLKHTALELGGKNALIAYPDADIDRTVAGAISGMNFAWCGQSCGSTSRLFVHESIHDEVLSGLLEKITSFKPGIPTELTTTMGAIISPAQLGKIKSYIEIGRNEADLVYGGTTPTEAELQGGNYIDPTVFVDVDMSKRIAREEIFGPVISVLKWTDEERMFGDVNAVDYGLTASIFTTNLRNAHHASRQVESGYVWVNDAGPHILGAPFGGYKMSGIGREEAFSELYSFTQTKNVNITL, from the coding sequence ATGTCTTTCTTCAGTCGGTTTGCCTCCATGGACGAGGCTGTTTCAGCCGCGCTCCCACGCCAGCGCGGACTGTATATCGACGGCAGGTGGCAGATGGCCAGCGGTGGCGAGGCCGCCACGTATAACCCCGGCAAGGGGACCGAACTGGGGACCGTCGCGGAAGCCAATGCGCAGGACGTCGAAAGGGCTGTAACGGCTGCGCACAAAGCCTTTCTGTCGTGGCGCAAAGTCAAACCACAGGAGCGCGCGGGTCTGCTGAAGCGCATCGCGACGGTGTTGCGTGAGAACGCCGAGGAACTGGCGCTGCTGGATTCCGCCAATTGCGGAAATCCGGTACGGGCGATGACACGCGACGTCCTGGATGGCGCGGCGCTGGTCGATTACTTCGCCGGCCTGGCCATCGAGGCCAAGGGAGAGGTCATGCCGGTCGGGGAGGGCAAGCTGAACCTCACCGTGCAGGAGCCTTACGGGGTCTGCGTGCGCATACTTGCCTATAACCATCCGCTGATGTTCGCAGCCGGTAAACTGGCCGCGCCCTTGGTGACAGGCAACACGGTGATCCTCAAGCCGCCGCCGCAGGCGCCACTGTCGGTCATCCGCATGATGGAACTTGTCGATGGCATTCTGCCGCCGGGCGTTCTCAGTCTTGTAACCGGCGGCCTCGAATGCGGCCGGGCGCTTGTCTCTCATCCGCTGACGCGGGTCGTAGGCCTGGTCGGCAGCGTGCCTGCCGGCAGGGCGGCTGCGATATCGGCAGCGGAAGGTTTGAAGCACACCGCGCTCGAACTGGGCGGCAAGAACGCCCTGATTGCCTATCCCGACGCTGACATCGACCGCACCGTCGCCGGCGCCATCAGCGGCATGAATTTCGCATGGTGCGGACAGTCCTGCGGGTCGACCTCGCGGCTCTTCGTTCACGAAAGCATCCACGACGAGGTCTTGAGCGGACTGCTTGAGAAAATCACGTCCTTCAAGCCGGGGATTCCCACCGAACTGACAACGACCATGGGCGCGATAATTTCCCCCGCGCAACTCGGCAAGATCAAAAGCTACATCGAAATTGGTCGCAACGAAGCTGATCTCGTCTACGGCGGCACCACGCCGACGGAGGCGGAGTTGCAAGGTGGAAACTACATCGACCCGACCGTCTTCGTCGATGTTGACATGTCGAAACGCATCGCTCGGGAGGAGATCTTCGGCCCGGTTATTTCTGTCCTCAAATGGACGGATGAGGAGCGGATGTTTGGTGATGTGAACGCCGTGGACTACGGCCTGACCGCCTCGATTTTCACCACCAATTTGAGGAATGCTCACCATGCTTCCAGGCAAGTGGAAAGTGGATATGTATGGGTTAACGACGCCGGACCACATATACTTGGAGCACCATTTGGCGGGTATAAGATGTCTGGTATCGGCCGCGAAGAGGCATTTTCTGAGCTTTATTCGTTCACGCAGACAAAGAACGTGAACATCACCCTGTAA
- a CDS encoding aldehyde dehydrogenase family protein: protein MPIAGEAEVEAAIAGAVASFEKFKRLPRFVRADILQRASEILRERRDEAAALISEEAGKPLYDARGEVARSIFNLSNAAAEARRFAGVEIPLDMDGGIFEYQNTGAGGARMDLASVDQETMIAGSRRVGLARRFPIGPILAIAPFNFPLNLVLHKVAPALAVGNSVVLKPAPQTPLTAVLLAEIFKDAGLPDGVLTVVHCPVPLAERMVKDDRFHMVTFTGSAAVGWHIKSIAGRKKVALELGGNAAVVVCADADIDLATTRCVRGGVVYGGQYCIGVQRILVDHRIRPAFQESLKRKILSCKVGDPAMADTDVGPVIDQKSADRIKSWIDEAVAGGAELVVGGGKAGSIIEPTLLANTSTGMKVEDEEIFGPVMTINSFSDFNDAVLRANATRYGLQGGLFTRDIRQAFRALEDWDVGGLMINDVPIYRIDNMPFGGWKESGLGREGTKFAMEEMTEIKHLVINYN, encoded by the coding sequence ATGCCGATAGCTGGCGAGGCCGAGGTCGAGGCCGCCATTGCTGGCGCCGTTGCATCGTTCGAAAAATTCAAGCGCTTGCCGCGCTTTGTCAGAGCCGACATCCTTCAGCGCGCCTCCGAAATACTGCGAGAGCGCCGGGACGAGGCCGCCGCGCTGATTTCCGAGGAGGCTGGAAAGCCGCTCTATGATGCGCGTGGCGAGGTGGCCAGATCGATCTTTAATCTCTCCAACGCGGCGGCCGAGGCGCGGCGTTTTGCCGGCGTGGAAATTCCCCTCGACATGGACGGCGGCATCTTCGAATACCAGAATACCGGCGCCGGCGGCGCCCGGATGGACCTTGCCAGCGTCGACCAGGAAACGATGATTGCGGGAAGCCGTCGTGTCGGTCTGGCGCGCAGGTTTCCTATCGGGCCAATCCTGGCGATTGCGCCATTCAACTTCCCTTTGAACCTCGTCCTGCACAAGGTGGCGCCGGCGCTGGCGGTAGGCAATTCAGTGGTTCTGAAGCCCGCGCCGCAAACACCGCTCACGGCGGTCCTGCTGGCCGAGATTTTCAAGGATGCGGGCCTGCCGGACGGGGTCCTGACAGTCGTGCATTGTCCCGTGCCGCTCGCCGAGCGCATGGTGAAGGATGACCGATTCCATATGGTAACCTTCACCGGATCGGCGGCCGTCGGTTGGCATATCAAGTCGATCGCCGGAAGAAAGAAGGTCGCGCTTGAGCTTGGAGGCAACGCAGCTGTCGTTGTTTGCGCGGACGCCGACATTGATCTGGCGACGACGCGCTGCGTTCGTGGCGGTGTGGTGTATGGCGGTCAATACTGCATTGGCGTCCAGCGAATTCTCGTCGACCATCGTATTCGCCCAGCGTTTCAGGAAAGCCTCAAGCGGAAAATCCTGAGCTGCAAGGTCGGCGATCCGGCGATGGCCGACACCGATGTCGGTCCGGTTATCGACCAGAAATCCGCCGACAGGATCAAGTCCTGGATCGACGAGGCTGTCGCAGGCGGTGCGGAATTGGTGGTTGGCGGTGGCAAGGCCGGTTCCATTATCGAGCCGACACTGCTTGCGAACACCAGCACCGGGATGAAAGTCGAGGACGAGGAAATCTTCGGGCCGGTGATGACGATAAACTCGTTCTCTGATTTCAACGACGCGGTGCTGCGGGCAAACGCGACGCGTTATGGATTGCAGGGCGGCCTTTTCACCCGCGATATTCGCCAGGCCTTCAGGGCCTTGGAGGATTGGGATGTAGGGGGGCTGATGATCAACGACGTACCAATCTATCGGATCGACAACATGCCTTTCGGCGGCTGGAAAGAGTCGGGGTTGGGTCGTGAAGGTACAAAATTCGCCATGGAAGAGATGACGGAAATAAAGCATCTCGTGATCAACTATAACTGA
- a CDS encoding LysR family transcriptional regulator, with amino-acid sequence MDAGPRYFIEVAKQGSFRAASDRLNVAASAISRQVKLLEEEFGAEFFQRSVKGIELTAAGEAFLSYAKGVEAERNRLRQNLDDLNNLKRGHVRISSIDGVVAGPLSDIIANFRGKHPGVTFDLRAMGTDAVIEDIRIGNADIGIAFHSPAREGVHVAHRVQDPLYAIVGISHHLAARDEITMAELAELPLALPDSTFGIRKLVDGWCVTQKLHLNVVLETNSIEALRGYARSGAGVTLLPFLSSRRDVETGMVKALRLDVKELRSSSVEVCVHADRLLPIAAEAFLKNLASLLVGESLDGEGAPI; translated from the coding sequence ATGGATGCTGGCCCGCGATATTTCATAGAGGTGGCGAAACAGGGCTCGTTTCGTGCGGCGTCAGACCGATTGAACGTGGCGGCTTCGGCCATTAGCCGTCAGGTCAAGTTGCTTGAGGAAGAGTTCGGCGCCGAGTTCTTCCAGCGCAGTGTCAAGGGTATCGAATTGACCGCGGCCGGCGAAGCTTTCCTGTCCTATGCCAAAGGAGTGGAAGCCGAGCGCAACCGCCTTCGCCAGAACCTTGATGATCTCAACAACCTGAAGCGCGGCCATGTTCGAATTTCTTCGATAGACGGCGTCGTGGCGGGTCCCTTGTCGGACATTATCGCCAATTTCCGCGGCAAGCATCCCGGGGTCACCTTCGACTTGCGGGCCATGGGTACGGATGCAGTCATCGAAGACATCAGGATAGGAAATGCCGACATAGGCATCGCATTTCATTCGCCGGCGCGGGAGGGCGTGCATGTCGCCCATCGCGTCCAGGATCCGCTCTATGCGATCGTCGGCATAAGCCATCATCTTGCGGCTCGCGATGAAATCACCATGGCTGAACTGGCGGAACTGCCGCTGGCGCTTCCCGACAGCACTTTCGGGATAAGGAAGCTGGTTGACGGCTGGTGCGTTACGCAGAAATTGCATCTCAATGTGGTTCTTGAAACCAATTCGATCGAGGCTCTTCGCGGCTACGCCCGTTCAGGCGCGGGGGTAACCTTGCTGCCGTTTCTGTCGTCCAGGCGGGATGTCGAAACGGGAATGGTCAAGGCGCTTCGGCTGGACGTGAAAGAATTGAGGTCGTCATCGGTGGAGGTCTGCGTGCATGCCGATCGGTTGCTGCCGATAGCCGCCGAGGCCTTTCTCAAAAACCTGGCTTCGCTTCTGGTCGGCGAGTCCCTGGATGGCGAGGGGGCGCCGATCTAG
- a CDS encoding aspartate/glutamate racemase family protein translates to MENTPVTINPAKIGLIGGLAIRAGIFYYDQILKRYTDAKLPLDLTLRHADVSTVLAYVGSANRVGLGTYLGSLANELFDAGVDTVSVTAVAPHLAIDDIKKASKGPIINVLESIAGGLKSAGLERVAIFGNRAVIASDIFGSVSERMVVRLDPKEVSAVHDTYNDIALYGKRGTEAEVEYFRNLANDLITKRGAQAIVLAGTDLSSFYAEKIPDFPFLDVAQLHIDQILKGI, encoded by the coding sequence ATGGAAAATACACCCGTAACAATAAACCCAGCCAAAATCGGCTTGATCGGGGGATTGGCCATAAGGGCAGGAATTTTCTACTATGATCAGATTCTGAAGAGATACACGGATGCCAAACTTCCACTGGATCTCACGCTCAGGCACGCGGATGTCAGCACCGTTCTGGCTTATGTCGGCTCGGCAAATCGCGTTGGCCTTGGGACCTATCTGGGCTCCTTGGCCAATGAATTGTTCGACGCAGGCGTGGATACCGTGTCGGTGACAGCTGTCGCGCCGCATCTTGCGATCGACGACATCAAGAAGGCATCGAAGGGCCCGATCATCAATGTGCTCGAATCCATCGCTGGTGGCCTGAAGTCCGCTGGCCTGGAGCGCGTCGCCATTTTTGGCAACCGCGCCGTGATCGCGTCGGACATCTTCGGATCTGTTTCGGAACGCATGGTAGTCAGGCTCGATCCGAAGGAAGTCAGCGCCGTCCACGACACCTACAACGACATCGCATTGTATGGGAAACGCGGGACCGAGGCGGAAGTCGAGTATTTCAGAAATCTGGCCAATGATCTCATCACCAAGCGTGGCGCCCAGGCCATTGTCCTGGCGGGAACGGATCTGTCTTCCTTCTACGCCGAGAAGATCCCGGACTTTCCCTTTCTGGACGTGGCCCAACTGCACATCGATCAGATCCTCAAGGGGATTTGA
- a CDS encoding branched-chain amino acid ABC transporter permease, whose protein sequence is MDQILIFINAYLVPGIVSGSIYALGAIGLTLLFGVLRFTHFAHGDVMTAGAYFALTFVGLLGLHPVLALPIAMLCTSVLCLGINHFFYRPLMKRPSLVLTISSFGVALMIRASIQLLYGVESHYYVRGIQRSTEFFGTFRIVDRHIWIVCCAVVLMAALHLLLTYTRLGKAMRAVSDSPDLARLTGISTSAIVKATWVIGGSLAAVAGVFLGWDGFIQANMGWDLLLPMSAAAILGGLGRPYGAMVGGLVIALPKS, encoded by the coding sequence ATGGATCAGATACTCATTTTCATCAACGCATATCTCGTTCCTGGCATCGTTTCCGGTTCGATATACGCTCTCGGCGCGATCGGATTAACGCTGCTTTTTGGCGTGTTGCGCTTCACCCACTTCGCTCACGGCGACGTCATGACGGCGGGAGCCTATTTCGCACTCACTTTCGTCGGCCTGCTGGGCCTGCATCCGGTTTTGGCCCTGCCGATAGCCATGCTCTGCACATCCGTCCTGTGCCTTGGCATCAACCATTTCTTCTACAGGCCGCTCATGAAGCGGCCTTCCCTGGTGCTGACCATCAGCTCGTTTGGTGTCGCGCTGATGATCAGAGCCTCTATCCAGCTGCTCTACGGGGTCGAGTCGCACTACTATGTCCGAGGTATCCAGCGCTCGACCGAATTCTTCGGCACGTTTCGAATTGTCGATAGGCATATCTGGATCGTCTGCTGTGCCGTTGTCCTGATGGCGGCACTGCACCTGCTCTTGACCTATACCCGTCTGGGCAAGGCAATGCGGGCCGTGAGCGACTCTCCCGATCTGGCGCGCCTGACCGGTATCTCCACGTCGGCAATCGTCAAGGCGACGTGGGTGATTGGCGGATCACTTGCCGCGGTCGCCGGCGTCTTTCTGGGCTGGGACGGCTTTATTCAGGCAAACATGGGCTGGGATCTGCTTCTGCCGATGTCGGCGGCCGCCATCCTCGGGGGGCTCGGGCGGCCATACGGGGCCATGGTTGGTGGCCTGGTGATCGCCTTGCCGAAGAGCTGA
- a CDS encoding ABC transporter ATP-binding protein, producing the protein MSLLSLEGVVAGYGPDVPILHGVNLRLDAGEIVAIVGPNGAGKSTAMKAAVGLLNIHDGRIRMGDKDVTGSSPESIVRKGLSFVPQTENVFPSLTVQENLELGGYFCSRGHVRAGLERIYTLFPPLRDKRHQKSGCLSGGQRQMVAMGRALMPDPSVMLLDEPTAGLSPKYAEEIFSLVLGINANGTSVLMVEQNAKQALMISNRGYVLVDGRNRHEGPGNDLVRDREVAEMFLGG; encoded by the coding sequence ATGAGCCTTTTGTCCCTCGAGGGCGTCGTCGCCGGTTATGGGCCGGATGTGCCGATCCTGCACGGCGTCAACCTTCGCCTCGACGCCGGTGAAATCGTTGCCATTGTTGGACCCAACGGCGCCGGCAAGTCGACCGCGATGAAGGCGGCCGTCGGATTGCTGAACATTCATGACGGCCGGATCAGGATGGGCGACAAGGACGTAACCGGCAGCAGCCCGGAATCCATCGTCAGGAAAGGCCTCTCGTTTGTCCCGCAAACCGAGAATGTATTTCCCTCCCTCACGGTTCAGGAAAATCTGGAACTGGGCGGATATTTCTGCTCTCGCGGGCATGTCAGAGCCGGGCTCGAGCGCATCTACACACTGTTTCCACCACTGCGCGACAAGCGGCACCAGAAGTCGGGCTGCTTGTCCGGCGGGCAGCGCCAGATGGTGGCCATGGGGCGCGCGCTCATGCCCGATCCCAGCGTCATGCTTCTCGACGAACCGACCGCCGGACTAAGCCCCAAATACGCGGAGGAAATCTTCAGCCTGGTTCTGGGTATCAACGCCAACGGAACGTCGGTGCTGATGGTGGAGCAGAATGCCAAGCAGGCATTGATGATCTCCAATCGCGGCTACGTGCTTGTCGATGGCAGAAACCGGCATGAAGGCCCCGGAAACGATCTCGTGCGCGACAGGGAAGTCGCGGAAATGTTTCTGGGAGGCTAG
- a CDS encoding ABC transporter substrate-binding protein — protein MTGPAADLVKQVFAAEQAAIDEINSAGGVLGQQVTLIPADTACNAQVGVDAANKLVNVEQVAAIIGGTCSGETIPAASNVAGPAGVLMVSPVSTSPEITKLDDKGVLFRVVPSDNFQGIFMARLLLSKGITKVALTYVNNDYGVGLAEAFRKAYLAGGGKIAGDSVHEDKKESYRAELATLASGGAQTLVLFAIGDSSGLTIMRQSLESGLFEKFAVADGMKVSALLDGIGAENLEGRIIGSVPTGAIGPQSDRFKELYGHTDKFTFGYTFTAQGYDAAMITALAIEKAGSTDRRAIVNAVRDVTNAPGEIVGPGDWAKAVELIKAGKDINYSGAAGDHEFDENGDVAGVFSEWTIKAGAVVVSAPVALEK, from the coding sequence TTGACTGGACCGGCTGCGGACCTGGTCAAACAGGTTTTCGCCGCCGAACAGGCCGCGATTGATGAAATCAACAGCGCCGGCGGCGTCCTGGGGCAACAGGTAACGCTGATCCCAGCCGACACGGCCTGCAATGCCCAGGTTGGCGTGGACGCGGCGAACAAGCTCGTCAATGTCGAGCAAGTGGCCGCGATCATCGGCGGCACCTGTTCGGGCGAAACGATACCGGCTGCCAGCAACGTGGCGGGACCGGCCGGGGTTCTGATGGTGTCGCCGGTATCGACGTCTCCCGAGATCACCAAACTCGATGACAAGGGTGTGCTGTTCCGGGTTGTGCCGTCGGACAATTTCCAGGGCATCTTCATGGCCCGGTTGTTGTTGTCCAAGGGGATCACCAAGGTCGCGCTTACCTATGTGAACAATGACTATGGCGTCGGCCTGGCGGAGGCTTTTCGGAAAGCCTACCTCGCGGGCGGGGGAAAGATCGCCGGCGACAGTGTTCACGAGGACAAGAAGGAATCCTACCGGGCCGAGCTGGCAACCCTGGCAAGCGGCGGCGCTCAGACGTTGGTCCTCTTCGCAATCGGCGATTCGAGCGGCCTCACCATCATGCGGCAGTCGCTCGAATCCGGGCTTTTCGAGAAGTTTGCCGTTGCCGATGGGATGAAGGTCTCCGCCCTTTTGGATGGCATCGGTGCTGAAAATCTGGAAGGACGAATTATCGGCAGTGTTCCCACGGGGGCCATCGGACCACAGAGCGATCGCTTCAAGGAGCTTTATGGCCACACCGACAAATTCACCTTCGGGTATACGTTCACCGCGCAGGGCTACGACGCCGCGATGATCACGGCGCTTGCCATCGAGAAAGCCGGATCCACCGATCGGCGGGCAATCGTCAACGCCGTTCGCGACGTCACCAATGCCCCGGGCGAAATCGTCGGTCCCGGCGACTGGGCCAAGGCCGTCGAATTGATCAAGGCCGGCAAGGATATCAACTATAGCGGCGCGGCCGGAGATCACGAATTCGACGAGAATGGCGATGTCGCGGGTGTCTTTTCCGAGTGGACCATCAAGGCTGGAGCCGTCGTCGTAAGTGCACCCGTGGCGTTGGAAAAATAG
- a CDS encoding ABC transporter ATP-binding protein, translating into MKEVVMPQSRAAPPGAGLSIQGISKSFGGLRAVENCSFDIAGGSITGLIGPNGAGKTTLFSIVTGFLFADSGRIILDGADVTRLAPHELFHRGLVRTFQIPHEFSKLSVLENLMVVPARQPGENPITAWFNPHAVREREEQVFEEARNTLAFLGLEKVRDLPAGNLSGGQRKLIELGRAMMSGAGTVLLDEPGAGVNPTLLTELGQMIVRLNRERGTTFCIIEHNMDLITSLCDTVIVMSSGSVLTQGCMSDIKKDDRVLAAYLGSSDAGALQ; encoded by the coding sequence ATGAAAGAAGTTGTCATGCCTCAATCGAGGGCGGCACCGCCAGGCGCGGGGCTCTCGATACAGGGAATAAGCAAATCATTCGGTGGCTTGCGTGCGGTAGAGAATTGCAGCTTCGACATAGCAGGGGGTTCTATCACCGGGCTGATAGGGCCGAACGGTGCGGGCAAAACGACCCTGTTTTCCATTGTGACAGGATTTCTGTTCGCGGATTCTGGCAGAATTATCCTTGATGGCGCGGACGTCACGCGTCTTGCGCCTCACGAACTGTTCCATCGCGGGCTGGTGCGCACATTTCAGATACCGCACGAATTCAGCAAGCTGAGCGTGTTGGAAAACCTGATGGTGGTTCCGGCTCGCCAGCCCGGCGAAAACCCCATCACGGCCTGGTTCAATCCCCACGCCGTCCGCGAGCGTGAAGAGCAGGTGTTTGAGGAGGCCAGGAATACGCTTGCCTTTCTCGGCCTGGAAAAAGTCCGCGACCTGCCCGCCGGCAATCTCTCTGGGGGACAACGCAAACTGATCGAACTGGGCCGAGCGATGATGTCGGGAGCCGGGACGGTGCTGCTCGACGAACCCGGTGCCGGCGTCAATCCAACCCTGCTGACCGAACTGGGCCAGATGATCGTGCGGCTGAACCGGGAGCGCGGCACCACATTCTGCATCATCGAACACAACATGGATCTGATCACCAGCCTTTGCGACACCGTGATCGTCATGTCGTCGGGATCGGTGCTGACACAAGGCTGCATGTCGGACATCAAGAAGGACGACAGGGTGCTGGCGGCCTACCTTGGATCGTCTGACGCTGGGGCTTTGCAATGA
- a CDS encoding ABC transporter substrate-binding protein, with translation MTSVAKLNVAVWRYDRTQALYDGRISVGAREAEMVDRPLEEIFSKAFTSAEYEVSELSLSNFLRMRVDGECAYQGIPVFPSRSFRHGAFYVRKDNLINDPRDLVGRKIGVREYSMTAALAARGGLRDQFGVEADQVHWLVGDVNEKERDTIPLPVLYKDISIAVAAGGALLDDLLLAGEIDAILAYKPIKSSIGPTARTRRLFENSEAVEKDYFAKTQVFPIMHLVGVRTEDARADPTLVRDVYQAFAEAQRLASADLAYEQALKIGLPWLRQELERTKAIMGQDYWPGGFAANRHVLETMINWSFQDGLISRKIEPEELFFSEMLTT, from the coding sequence ATGACAAGTGTAGCGAAATTGAACGTCGCGGTGTGGCGGTACGATCGTACCCAGGCGCTCTATGACGGCAGAATCTCGGTCGGAGCACGCGAGGCCGAGATGGTCGACAGGCCGCTGGAGGAGATATTCTCCAAGGCCTTCACATCGGCGGAATATGAGGTCAGCGAGCTTTCGCTCAGCAATTTCCTGCGGATGCGGGTCGACGGCGAATGTGCCTATCAGGGTATCCCGGTCTTTCCTTCGCGCAGTTTCCGGCATGGGGCGTTCTATGTCCGCAAGGACAATCTCATCAACGATCCGCGCGATCTTGTCGGGCGAAAGATAGGTGTTCGGGAATATTCCATGACGGCCGCGCTGGCAGCGCGGGGTGGTTTGCGGGACCAGTTTGGCGTCGAGGCCGACCAGGTGCATTGGCTGGTTGGCGATGTTAACGAGAAGGAGCGCGACACTATCCCGCTTCCTGTCCTCTACAAGGATATCTCCATCGCGGTCGCGGCGGGCGGAGCACTCCTGGACGATCTGCTGCTGGCCGGCGAGATCGACGCCATCCTCGCATACAAACCAATCAAGAGCTCCATTGGGCCAACCGCCAGAACCAGGAGGCTGTTCGAAAATTCGGAAGCGGTCGAGAAGGACTACTTCGCGAAGACCCAGGTGTTTCCGATCATGCATCTGGTTGGCGTTCGGACCGAAGACGCTCGAGCAGACCCAACACTTGTCCGGGACGTGTACCAGGCATTCGCGGAAGCTCAGCGTCTCGCGAGCGCGGACCTTGCCTATGAGCAAGCACTGAAGATCGGGCTTCCATGGTTGCGGCAGGAGCTGGAGCGCACCAAGGCGATCATGGGCCAGGACTACTGGCCTGGTGGCTTTGCAGCGAACCGGCACGTGCTGGAAACGATGATCAACTGGTCATTCCAGGACGGCCTGATCTCTCGAAAGATCGAGCCCGAAGAGCTGTTCTTCAGCGAGATGCTGACGACTTGA
- a CDS encoding branched-chain amino acid ABC transporter permease, which translates to MEILIGYSNYAIALATMIGIYAIMALGLNIQWGLTGLFNLGIAGFFAVGAYASAILTTSDTTKHIGGFGLPVVLAWPLAMVAAAIIAWAVARICIRLRADYLAIATIGIGEILRLIFKNEQWATGGTRGISNISRPFEQLPGIWAPLAFLGLVLTLAMVAYWLAERGRTSPWGRVVQAIRDNEPAARAAGKNVETFRIQGFVIGSALMGLAGALTAHYFKFVGPEATDPLQITFLVWVMLIVGGNGSNRGAILGAAVIWTMWSASELVTSRLSGDWAHRAPFARLFLVGLILQIMLQHFPAGLMPPRRQVAAWRPRKPAAIVPQPPQVLPPF; encoded by the coding sequence ATGGAAATCCTGATCGGTTACAGCAACTACGCCATTGCGCTCGCGACCATGATCGGAATCTATGCGATCATGGCGCTGGGCCTCAACATCCAGTGGGGCCTTACCGGCCTGTTCAACCTGGGCATCGCGGGGTTCTTCGCTGTCGGTGCCTATGCAAGCGCGATTTTGACGACGTCTGACACCACCAAGCACATTGGCGGGTTCGGTCTTCCGGTCGTCCTGGCCTGGCCGCTTGCAATGGTCGCGGCCGCCATCATTGCCTGGGCCGTGGCGCGTATTTGCATTCGCTTGCGGGCCGACTACCTGGCGATTGCAACCATTGGCATCGGCGAAATCCTCAGATTGATATTCAAGAACGAGCAATGGGCGACGGGTGGAACGCGCGGCATATCCAACATTTCCCGGCCGTTCGAGCAATTGCCGGGAATTTGGGCGCCGCTCGCGTTCCTAGGCTTGGTCCTGACCTTGGCAATGGTCGCCTACTGGCTGGCCGAAAGGGGGAGGACATCACCCTGGGGGCGCGTGGTGCAGGCCATTCGCGACAACGAGCCGGCTGCCCGCGCGGCCGGCAAGAACGTGGAAACCTTCCGGATCCAGGGCTTTGTCATCGGGTCGGCCTTGATGGGCTTGGCCGGGGCTCTTACGGCCCACTACTTCAAGTTCGTTGGGCCTGAGGCAACCGACCCATTGCAAATTACCTTCCTTGTCTGGGTCATGCTGATTGTTGGTGGGAATGGCAGCAACCGTGGCGCGATTCTGGGTGCCGCGGTCATCTGGACGATGTGGTCGGCGTCCGAACTCGTCACCTCCCGTCTTTCGGGTGACTGGGCTCACCGCGCGCCGTTCGCCAGGCTGTTCCTGGTTGGCCTGATCCTGCAGATCATGCTGCAGCACTTCCCCGCCGGGCTCATGCCGCCACGGCGACAAGTCGCGGCCTGGCGCCCCAGGAAGCCCGCCGCCATTGTGCCGCAACCACCACAGGTCCTGCCGCCTTTTTGA